The following proteins are co-located in the Lacticaseibacillus paracasei subsp. paracasei genome:
- a CDS encoding Fur family transcriptional regulator, with protein MNQAVYNKTINLLKAKQIRVTPQREAIISYMIDSTAHPTAEMIYAKLSPQFPHMSVATVYNNLRLLVDLNLVEEMSSNDAATHFDFPIEPHYHAICTNCGRIFDFSYPGVTDVEAVAAKKTGFKVSGHHLEVYGICPDCQVKLGMK; from the coding sequence ATGAATCAGGCGGTTTACAACAAAACAATTAACTTGCTCAAAGCGAAGCAGATTCGGGTCACCCCGCAGCGTGAAGCGATTATTTCGTACATGATTGACAGTACGGCACATCCGACTGCGGAAATGATTTATGCGAAACTGTCGCCGCAGTTTCCGCATATGAGTGTTGCAACCGTATATAATAATCTACGGCTTTTGGTTGATCTTAATCTAGTTGAAGAAATGTCGTCTAATGATGCGGCCACTCATTTTGATTTTCCCATTGAGCCACATTATCACGCCATTTGTACAAACTGCGGCAGAATCTTTGATTTCAGTTATCCAGGCGTTACAGATGTTGAAGCAGTGGCGGCTAAGAAAACCGGCTTTAAAGTGAGTGGCCATCACCTCGAAGTTTACGGTATTTGCCCTGATTGCCAAGTGAAATTAGGTATGAAGTAA
- a CDS encoding site-specific integrase: protein MASISKRGKKWQYRVSYKDNDGTRKYVNKGGFPSKKAADIAAIEVERQHNRGANLDLNKITLIDYWDKWIELYKSGKHSRITEARYKTIRKQLLAYWGESRELKSISKSDWQGFINEFGKKRAKDTVSKLNGYVRSMADSAVDDQIIYTNFTHNVVLTGNEGQAGIIKYLQVKDLRKLVNYCLEFADYEHIAYYIIATGALTGARYSEVLGLTWDHVDLKKRVVHITRTWDHRYGSGFAATKNKSSVRDIDITRELADLLLRLKKEQQEVYLAQGYRDSKQLLFRSIRHNMLSSTAINKDLRTIEKNLDIYPAITFHGLRHTHVSYLIANHVDINYISKRLGHANTMITQKVYAHLLEDQRKEQVSQTLQALSIL, encoded by the coding sequence ATGGCCAGCATTAGTAAACGTGGCAAAAAATGGCAATATCGTGTCTCTTACAAGGATAATGATGGAACACGCAAGTATGTCAACAAGGGTGGCTTCCCCTCAAAAAAGGCTGCTGATATAGCGGCAATCGAAGTCGAACGTCAGCATAATCGCGGTGCAAATTTGGATCTTAACAAGATAACGTTAATCGACTACTGGGACAAATGGATTGAGCTGTACAAATCTGGTAAGCATTCTCGTATCACCGAAGCCCGGTATAAAACAATTCGTAAACAGTTATTAGCCTATTGGGGCGAAAGCCGTGAACTAAAATCAATTTCAAAATCAGACTGGCAGGGATTTATCAATGAGTTTGGCAAAAAAAGGGCTAAAGATACAGTCAGCAAATTGAATGGCTATGTTCGCTCAATGGCTGATTCTGCCGTCGATGACCAAATAATATATACTAACTTCACTCATAACGTTGTCCTCACTGGTAATGAAGGCCAAGCAGGAATCATCAAATATTTGCAAGTAAAGGATTTGCGCAAGCTCGTCAATTACTGCCTAGAATTTGCAGACTACGAGCATATTGCTTACTACATCATCGCAACCGGGGCACTGACCGGAGCTAGGTATTCTGAAGTTCTCGGGCTCACGTGGGATCATGTTGATCTTAAAAAGCGCGTTGTACACATTACCAGAACGTGGGATCACAGATATGGGAGCGGCTTTGCTGCTACTAAGAACAAATCAAGTGTACGTGACATCGACATCACGAGAGAACTTGCAGACTTGCTTTTACGTCTCAAGAAAGAACAGCAAGAGGTCTACCTTGCTCAGGGATATCGTGATAGCAAACAACTATTATTTCGTAGCATACGGCATAACATGCTATCGAGCACGGCAATTAATAAGGATCTAAGGACGATCGAGAAGAATCTCGACATTTACCCCGCGATTACTTTCCATGGGCTTAGACACACTCACGTTTCCTATTTGATTGCCAATCACGTTGACATTAACTATATTTCAAAAAGACTTGGGCATGCCAATACAATGATCACTCAAAAAGTCTACGCTCATCTTCTTGAAGATCAAAGAAAAGAGCAGGTATCCCAGACGCTACAAGCACTTTCGATACTTTAG
- a CDS encoding SHOCT domain-containing protein, whose translation MAYTCGVDGIKIGSFTGKVELSDGIWVCVPHWKQAGFSTLEATKYGQQLTIDRFKEILESGRSGKEYLTSENKTSFQLSTNALIQPNEIGKLQIAIARDWESNEEVLIALKGAFKEYLIVTRSYLYIFKSGFMTGHFVGQNRFKMPIANITNVEVDTHLLTGYFEVAAGGVQNLPRNYWSTDSKTDPAKSPNTISLNSNLFDDFRKASDLINELIMDIKLSPSTSVQSFSKLDTPDELRKYKSLLDDGIINEQEFNAKKKQLLGL comes from the coding sequence ATGGCTTACACTTGCGGTGTGGATGGCATTAAAATTGGGTCTTTTACTGGGAAGGTTGAGCTAAGCGATGGTATTTGGGTATGCGTACCACACTGGAAACAAGCGGGCTTTAGTACTCTAGAAGCAACTAAATATGGACAACAGCTCACAATTGATAGATTCAAAGAGATTTTAGAAAGTGGCCGTTCAGGGAAAGAATATTTAACAAGCGAAAACAAAACGTCATTTCAACTATCAACCAACGCTTTAATTCAACCAAATGAAATTGGCAAGTTGCAGATAGCCATAGCTCGCGACTGGGAATCTAACGAGGAGGTACTTATAGCTCTTAAAGGCGCATTCAAAGAATATTTGATTGTGACAAGGTCATATCTTTACATTTTTAAGTCAGGCTTTATGACCGGTCATTTTGTCGGCCAGAACCGATTTAAAATGCCGATTGCAAACATCACAAACGTCGAAGTTGATACTCATTTATTGACTGGATACTTTGAAGTAGCAGCAGGAGGAGTTCAAAATCTACCACGAAATTATTGGTCTACTGACTCAAAAACTGATCCTGCTAAATCTCCAAACACAATATCTTTAAACAGCAATTTATTCGATGACTTTAGAAAAGCATCAGACCTGATAAACGAATTGATTATGGACATCAAGTTATCCCCCTCAACAAGCGTTCAATCATTTTCAAAGTTGGATACTCCAGATGAACTTAGAAAATATAAGTCTCTTTTAGATGATGGCATTATTAATGAACAAGAATTCAACGCTAAGAAGAAACAGCTTCTGGGACTGTAG
- a CDS encoding XRE family transcriptional regulator — MNVGERMKTIRKQKGISADSLAAKIGVSRSTVFRYEKGDIEKVPIEVVAKVANALDIKPEVLMGLKADTVVDKIHDTVVQLHPERQQKVYTYAEKQLNEQQNPDNVVSLDEALVERNLDEPEFNVEVDGIVAAGYGAFNDDRDEPMDTVKIPDSAIPSHYDYCFKVVGDSMHPTYDDGEFVFVQKTQDVTNGMIAVVDIDDMTFIKKLIFEQDRLCLRSLNDDVDEETGERIYPDFYADDTDNIEVIGKVVGSYAFK, encoded by the coding sequence ATGAACGTTGGAGAACGAATGAAAACTATTCGTAAACAAAAAGGCATTAGCGCAGATTCTCTTGCCGCCAAAATTGGCGTCTCTAGATCAACGGTTTTTCGATATGAAAAAGGAGACATCGAAAAGGTTCCAATTGAAGTAGTTGCAAAGGTAGCGAATGCCCTCGATATTAAACCAGAAGTTTTAATGGGTCTGAAAGCTGACACCGTTGTGGATAAGATTCATGACACGGTGGTTCAACTCCACCCCGAACGTCAGCAGAAAGTTTACACGTACGCGGAAAAGCAGCTCAATGAGCAGCAGAATCCAGACAACGTTGTCAGCTTAGATGAAGCGCTTGTAGAACGTAATCTCGATGAACCAGAGTTCAATGTTGAGGTTGATGGTATTGTGGCCGCTGGATATGGTGCCTTTAATGATGATCGCGATGAACCAATGGACACAGTTAAGATCCCGGATAGTGCCATTCCGTCTCACTACGATTACTGCTTCAAAGTTGTCGGCGACAGTATGCATCCTACCTATGATGATGGTGAGTTTGTCTTTGTTCAAAAAACACAAGATGTTACTAACGGCATGATCGCGGTAGTTGATATTGATGACATGACATTCATCAAAAAACTGATATTCGAGCAAGATCGTCTGTGCCTTCGGTCATTGAACGATGACGTAGATGAAGAAACTGGCGAACGTATCTACCCGGACTTCTACGCTGACGACACAGACAATATTGAAGTGATTGGTAAAGTTGTCGGATCATACGCATTCAAATAA
- a CDS encoding helix-turn-helix domain-containing protein — MVNVNLDRLKGLMTERHVTQDSLALALGIARSTLFRKMQRGGKDFTAQEIFKMMQFIPLSDQEAIDIFLKKKVAITRPKGMTV; from the coding sequence ATGGTTAATGTGAATTTGGATCGTTTAAAGGGACTTATGACAGAACGACACGTCACTCAAGATTCTCTAGCTTTAGCATTAGGGATCGCAAGAAGCACATTATTTCGGAAAATGCAGCGGGGTGGAAAAGACTTCACGGCACAAGAAATATTCAAAATGATGCAATTCATCCCTCTTAGCGATCAGGAAGCAATTGATATTTTTTTAAAGAAAAAAGTCGCAATAACGCGACCTAAGGGGATGACGGTATGA
- a CDS encoding phage repressor protein/antirepressor Ant: MNELQLFQFEDNQIRTVSSNGIIWFSAPDVTNALKLTNTTVALKSLDGDEVTKFNLGGLSGETNFISEPGLYKLIGASRKPAAKRFNRWVTHEVLPSIRKHGAYMTPETIEKAIYNPDFIINLATQLKDEQAKTAALTADNETMKPKALFADAVATSHTTILVGDLAKVIKQNGVDIGAKRLFAWLREQGYLIKRIGADYNSPTQRAMELGLFEVKETAISHSDGHVTVQKTPKVTGKGQQYFINKLLQKGMTV, from the coding sequence ATGAACGAACTACAACTATTTCAGTTCGAAGATAACCAAATTCGGACTGTCAGCTCCAACGGCATTATCTGGTTTTCAGCACCGGATGTTACGAATGCGCTGAAACTAACAAACACAACGGTAGCGTTGAAATCATTAGACGGCGATGAGGTGACTAAGTTTAACTTAGGAGGCTTATCAGGCGAGACAAATTTCATCAGCGAACCGGGGCTATACAAACTGATTGGTGCTAGTCGAAAACCAGCGGCCAAACGTTTTAACCGTTGGGTAACGCATGAAGTCCTCCCATCAATCCGCAAGCATGGTGCGTACATGACGCCTGAAACGATTGAGAAGGCCATCTATAATCCAGACTTCATTATCAATCTGGCAACGCAGCTAAAGGACGAACAAGCCAAAACAGCGGCACTTACGGCTGATAACGAAACAATGAAGCCTAAAGCGTTGTTTGCAGACGCGGTGGCCACAAGTCACACAACCATCTTGGTCGGTGATCTTGCCAAGGTGATCAAACAGAACGGCGTTGACATTGGTGCGAAGCGGTTGTTCGCATGGCTGCGTGAGCAAGGCTATCTGATCAAACGGATTGGTGCCGACTATAACTCGCCGACACAGCGTGCGATGGAGCTAGGCCTGTTTGAGGTCAAGGAGACTGCGATCAGTCACTCGGACGGCCATGTAACAGTTCAGAAGACCCCAAAGGTGACCGGCAAAGGCCAGCAGTATTTTATCAACAAGCTTCTGCAAAAGGGGATGACGGTATGA
- a CDS encoding DUF3892 domain-containing protein — MAYEIVKVHTEPYNSEHESDITKVKLANYEELSVADVVDNIDEGSAYYFTAKNGRKPEVESVHPTGRDPYIRTKANDVTSDNLLSLDRF; from the coding sequence ATGGCATATGAAATTGTTAAAGTTCACACAGAGCCGTATAACAGTGAGCACGAATCAGATATCACCAAGGTCAAATTGGCTAATTACGAGGAGCTTTCCGTTGCAGATGTTGTCGACAACATCGATGAGGGATCTGCATACTACTTCACCGCAAAGAATGGCCGCAAACCAGAAGTCGAGTCCGTCCACCCGACTGGACGTGATCCGTACATTCGTACCAAAGCTAATGATGTTACTAGCGATAACCTTCTAAGCCTTGATCGTTTCTAG